A single genomic interval of Vibrio gallicus harbors:
- the dapD gene encoding 2,3,4,5-tetrahydropyridine-2,6-dicarboxylate N-succinyltransferase produces the protein MSFFALALGSATKNRDGKIIEAFFPAPILNPTSDLIAAVKQVSNYTQGNQSIELSPQQCAELVTVFENNNQSASANFASKAAQSTQPLVITVLETDDKPQSVAEGFLKLQLISHRLAKPHAIVLDGIFGLLHNIAWTNEGPIDLPELAERQIDARLAGRALTVDCVDKFPKMVDYIVPTGVRIADTSRVRLGAHVGEGTTVMHEGFINFNAGTTGVSMVEGRISAGVMVGEGSDIGGGASIMGTLSGGGKVVIAIGENSLLGANAGLGFPLGDRCTIESGLYVTAGTKVQMLDSNGKPVEIAKARDLAGKSDLLFRRNSQSGAVECLTNKSAVELNSELHSNN, from the coding sequence ATGGTAAAATTATTGAAGCCTTCTTCCCTGCCCCAATCTTAAACCCAACTTCTGATTTAATTGCAGCAGTTAAACAGGTATCAAACTACACGCAAGGCAATCAAAGTATTGAACTATCTCCACAGCAATGCGCCGAGCTTGTAACTGTGTTTGAAAATAATAACCAATCTGCAAGCGCAAACTTTGCTTCAAAAGCAGCACAATCAACTCAACCTTTGGTGATTACAGTTCTTGAAACTGATGACAAGCCTCAATCAGTTGCCGAGGGCTTTTTAAAGTTGCAACTTATTTCTCATCGCCTTGCTAAACCACACGCTATTGTTCTCGATGGTATTTTTGGTCTACTACACAACATCGCATGGACAAATGAAGGCCCTATCGATCTTCCTGAGCTTGCTGAACGTCAAATTGACGCTCGCCTTGCTGGACGTGCTTTAACGGTCGATTGCGTAGATAAATTCCCTAAAATGGTAGACTACATTGTTCCGACTGGCGTTCGTATTGCTGATACCTCTCGTGTACGCCTTGGTGCGCATGTAGGTGAAGGCACAACCGTTATGCACGAGGGCTTTATCAACTTCAATGCTGGCACAACAGGTGTAAGTATGGTTGAAGGTCGAATCTCAGCGGGTGTTATGGTTGGTGAAGGATCAGACATTGGTGGTGGTGCTTCAATTATGGGCACACTCTCTGGCGGCGGTAAGGTTGTTATTGCTATTGGTGAAAATAGCCTACTTGGCGCTAATGCTGGCCTAGGCTTTCCTCTAGGGGACCGCTGTACTATTGAATCTGGCTTGTACGTAACAGCTGGCACCAAAGTGCAGATGCTTGATAGCAATGGTAAACCAGTTGAGATAGCAAAAGCACGTGATCTTGCTGGAAAGTCGGATCTACTTTTCCGCAGAAACTCTCAATCAGGTGCGGTAGAGTGTCTTACCAATAAGTCTGCTGTTGAACTCAATAGCGAATTACATAGCAACAACTAA
- a CDS encoding tetratricopeptide repeat protein — translation MDFKLKKLVVALTLGVSLFGCASDTDNKNSSFDNSLYSGKPVDSLTNEEPPKTELEAIERGDKALTNQNYDLALYEYIRSLTFNDATHQPKTLYTIGRIHAAKGDVALAEKAYLKSVEAEPNSIKSLEELGLIYTKQGLVDEGRTYFFRAVSEDQVRLNNPQVLENYSSLTDEVLKDLPYDSQSPFRSYMGLGVLSDTEQNHDLAKRYYERALEIAPNSTQTLVNLGYSHYMSGGYYLAQRITNRALKREPGNEKALNNLALIYIALGDNRQALNIFKRNMSEPEALNNVGYFVMLRGSPEEAIPYFQQAIDKKPSYYKTANENLERALSELRLQKVEPVEG, via the coding sequence ATGGATTTCAAACTTAAAAAACTGGTTGTCGCATTGACCTTAGGTGTGAGCCTGTTCGGTTGTGCCTCAGATACCGACAACAAAAACAGCTCATTTGATAACAGCTTATATTCAGGTAAACCTGTTGACTCGTTAACTAATGAAGAGCCACCTAAAACAGAGTTAGAGGCTATTGAAAGAGGGGATAAAGCGCTAACCAATCAAAATTATGATTTAGCTCTTTATGAATATATTCGCTCACTCACGTTTAACGATGCAACTCATCAGCCTAAAACCCTCTATACCATAGGTCGAATCCATGCTGCAAAGGGAGATGTTGCACTAGCTGAAAAGGCGTATCTCAAATCAGTTGAGGCTGAGCCCAATAGCATTAAATCTTTGGAGGAGTTAGGGCTTATCTATACTAAGCAGGGCTTGGTAGATGAAGGTAGAACCTACTTCTTTAGAGCTGTAAGTGAGGATCAAGTTAGGCTTAATAACCCTCAGGTCTTGGAAAATTACTCTTCGCTTACAGACGAAGTTCTTAAAGATTTACCCTATGATTCTCAGAGCCCATTTAGAAGTTATATGGGACTGGGCGTATTATCTGATACGGAGCAAAACCATGACCTTGCTAAGCGCTACTATGAAAGAGCATTAGAGATTGCTCCAAACTCAACCCAGACTCTAGTTAACCTTGGTTATTCTCATTATATGAGTGGAGGGTACTATTTGGCGCAACGGATAACCAATCGCGCCCTTAAAAGAGAACCTGGGAATGAAAAAGCACTGAATAATCTGGCGTTAATCTATATTGCTTTAGGGGATAACCGACAAGCTTTGAATATATTTAAAAGGAATATGAGTGAGCCAGAAGCGCTTAATAATGTAGGTTACTTCGTGATGTTAAGGGGAAGCCCAGAAGAAGCGATTCCATACTTTCAACAAGCAATTGATAAAAAGCCTTCTTACTATAAGACGGCCAATGAGAACCTAGAAAGAGCTCTGTCGGAATTGCGACTGCAAAAAGTTGAACCGGTAGAAGGGTAG
- a CDS encoding AAA family ATPase, with product MSEIVKITPDNNHFKLVLKSQLQIWVVYSHESFKAHLNKQFAGCNNVSLVFMELERLAEGVLNQSAAPDLLFVQASSDWAHNISELYENNGLLQAGNTTLIVFGDEADSIELKTALRIGASDFLSESTTLEGLANLLKTISQEKLSSRHLSELFTFINSKGGCGASTVAMNVAIELAKIESNKVLLLDLDVQFGAIQDYLDLQPQHGLHDVIDGASGLDEVSLESLVSKHSSNLYFLNFQQLHPIENELKARDLHRVIPLLRQYYTHIVADLSRGIEANYGSLISLATKNYLIAQQGYVSLKNTNDMVSVLELEFGTPKNQLEVVINRYDKKHQLKITDIEEALGDVRVHVLPNDYKTVNESSNLGKPFAMNKKSTPISNAVTQLALSIVPQSESQTSWLKKLFS from the coding sequence ATGAGCGAAATAGTTAAAATCACACCGGACAATAACCACTTTAAATTGGTGTTAAAGAGCCAATTACAAATTTGGGTTGTTTATAGTCATGAGTCGTTTAAGGCTCACCTAAACAAGCAATTTGCAGGGTGTAACAATGTATCTCTAGTTTTTATGGAGCTGGAGCGCTTGGCTGAAGGTGTACTAAACCAATCGGCGGCACCAGACCTATTATTTGTTCAGGCATCTAGTGACTGGGCGCATAATATTTCGGAACTTTATGAAAATAATGGGCTATTGCAAGCAGGAAATACCACATTAATAGTGTTCGGTGATGAAGCCGATAGCATCGAGCTAAAAACCGCATTGCGTATTGGAGCGTCGGATTTCCTCTCAGAATCAACGACTCTTGAGGGGCTTGCTAATCTTCTTAAAACCATTTCACAAGAGAAACTGTCTTCACGACACCTATCTGAATTATTTACCTTTATTAACAGTAAAGGGGGATGTGGCGCATCTACTGTGGCGATGAATGTCGCGATTGAGTTAGCGAAGATAGAATCGAACAAGGTGCTGCTGCTTGATCTCGATGTTCAATTTGGGGCTATCCAAGATTATTTAGATCTTCAACCTCAACACGGACTGCATGATGTCATTGATGGCGCTTCAGGTTTAGATGAAGTCTCTCTTGAGTCTCTGGTGTCCAAACACTCCAGTAATTTGTATTTTTTGAATTTTCAACAACTCCACCCCATCGAAAATGAGTTAAAAGCTCGCGATTTACATCGTGTGATCCCTTTGCTACGTCAGTACTACACTCATATTGTTGCGGATCTCTCTAGAGGAATTGAGGCCAATTATGGATCTTTGATTTCTCTTGCGACCAAAAATTATTTGATTGCGCAGCAAGGATACGTATCGCTAAAGAATACTAATGACATGGTATCCGTATTAGAGCTTGAATTTGGCACTCCTAAAAATCAGTTAGAAGTGGTGATAAATCGCTACGACAAAAAGCATCAATTAAAAATCACTGATATTGAAGAGGCTTTAGGGGATGTAAGAGTGCATGTGTTACCCAATGACTATAAAACGGTCAATGAAAGCTCAAATCTAGGTAAACCATTTGCGATGAATAAAAAGAGTACTCCGATTTCAAATGCAGTTACTCAACTTGCTCTGTCGATTGTCCCACAATCGGAATCTCAAACCAGTTGGCTTAAGAAACTATTTAGTTAA
- a CDS encoding type II secretion system F family protein produces MDFNSLLGTSSLQDLISRDNLFLFMVMVGTVLAVMAVGMLVLGVNSPLKRKLKSISGDSDPHARSDRMDSALKNFAPLMVPNSAKERHSIQLQLIQAGYHDQSALNLFYAIKLFSALIGVFLSAVVYFLMRDSGYMTLLIIVALWFGLFGPNMVLAKMVSERKDRVKAAVPDALDLLVVCTESGLGFNAALKRVGDELMVSHPDFAAELETVCAKIQAGVEMPIAFKELVDRTGVVELTGLVTMLSHAAKVGGSIAQTLRDYTEDYRDKRTQEAEEVAAKIPTKMLFPMVMFIWPCFFIVALGPGLMTLFDALK; encoded by the coding sequence ATGGATTTCAATAGCTTACTAGGTACATCATCACTGCAAGACTTAATCAGTCGCGATAATCTTTTCTTATTTATGGTTATGGTTGGCACAGTCTTAGCGGTTATGGCTGTCGGGATGCTAGTGCTGGGCGTTAACTCGCCTTTAAAAAGAAAACTGAAATCGATTAGTGGTGATTCTGACCCACATGCAAGGTCTGATCGAATGGACAGCGCGTTAAAAAACTTTGCACCACTCATGGTTCCCAACTCAGCTAAAGAAAGACACAGTATACAACTGCAACTTATTCAGGCTGGGTATCATGATCAAAGTGCCTTAAATCTGTTTTATGCGATAAAGCTATTTAGTGCATTGATCGGTGTATTTTTATCGGCCGTTGTATATTTCCTGATGAGAGACTCAGGATATATGACACTGCTTATTATTGTGGCCTTGTGGTTTGGTCTATTTGGTCCAAATATGGTTTTGGCCAAGATGGTTTCTGAGCGAAAAGACAGGGTCAAAGCGGCGGTCCCCGATGCTTTAGACTTACTCGTAGTGTGTACTGAATCTGGCTTGGGGTTCAATGCCGCGCTTAAAAGAGTGGGAGACGAGCTTATGGTGAGTCACCCCGATTTTGCCGCCGAACTAGAGACGGTATGCGCTAAGATTCAAGCCGGTGTTGAAATGCCAATCGCCTTTAAAGAGTTGGTCGATAGAACCGGTGTAGTTGAGTTGACTGGGCTAGTGACAATGCTTTCACATGCCGCCAAAGTTGGGGGGAGTATTGCACAAACCTTAAGAGACTATACTGAAGACTATCGAGATAAACGAACTCAAGAAGCAGAAGAGGTTGCAGCAAAAATTCCCACAAAAATGTTATTCCCAATGGTGATGTTTATCTGGCCTTGCTTCTTTATTGTGGCGCTGGGACCTGGATTAATGACGCTGTTCGATGCGCTAAAATAG
- the cpaB gene encoding Flp pilus assembly protein CpaB has product MSKGTIIFLLVLSVVFGLGAVMVAKQWMEGQTQPQVKVETIERHPVVIAAVDIPEGTVIEAKHLAKKQLEVAWIDSTVVKDYGQLEGMVAKNQVFAGQIIHISHFGGPNEGASLAVLIPEDKRALTIRVNDVIGVAGFLLPGNKVDILNTRNNRTSTVLKNIRVLAVDQTARTNDNKPIIVRAVTLEVTPREAEKLLTENSRGTIQLALRNPQTIDKPQRRYVAPPSVTIIKGTSRSSIRVSE; this is encoded by the coding sequence ATGAGCAAAGGAACGATCATATTTTTATTAGTCCTGTCGGTAGTATTTGGATTGGGCGCAGTTATGGTGGCCAAGCAGTGGATGGAGGGTCAAACTCAGCCACAAGTGAAGGTTGAAACTATTGAGCGTCATCCGGTGGTGATTGCGGCAGTGGATATTCCTGAAGGGACTGTTATTGAAGCCAAGCATTTAGCTAAGAAGCAACTTGAAGTGGCATGGATAGACTCTACGGTGGTTAAGGACTATGGCCAACTTGAGGGTATGGTTGCCAAAAACCAAGTGTTTGCAGGTCAAATTATCCATATATCGCACTTTGGTGGCCCGAATGAGGGCGCAAGCCTAGCTGTACTTATTCCTGAAGATAAAAGGGCGTTAACAATACGAGTTAATGATGTTATCGGGGTGGCGGGTTTCCTTCTTCCTGGTAATAAGGTCGATATCCTAAATACCAGAAATAATCGCACCTCAACGGTATTAAAAAATATTCGGGTTTTGGCTGTAGACCAAACCGCAAGAACTAATGATAACAAGCCTATTATAGTAAGAGCTGTAACCTTAGAAGTAACACCAAGAGAAGCGGAAAAGCTGTTAACTGAAAACAGCCGCGGAACGATTCAATTAGCGTTAAGAAATCCGCAAACTATTGATAAACCACAAAGACGTTATGTGGCTCCGCCTAGTGTGACTATTATTAAAGGCACCAGCCGTTCAAGTATTCGAGTCAGCGAGTGA
- a CDS encoding type II and III secretion system protein family protein has product MKRILVLIFTMVSFVSVSLAASQSGRTISIPHHKSTHVEIAGKAKKVSLGDPNVLDIVMIRSDELFLIGKKLGSTNLSVWDAQGRLIESLNVEVTHDLNNLKQKLYEFLPNEQVQVHSSQDKLILSGLVSNQENMNIAVKVAQTYSAGQAANATEDDAGEADVGVINLMTIGGAQQVMLEVTVAEVQRSLVRRFDSNFHFFQKSGDFTWGATSAGAGIGQNAISGIIQPIIGNVGANEFGLLGGLVDSNTLFTFALDIAKENGVAKVLAEPNLTTLSGSQAKFLAGGEFPIPVPNDDGIGIEYKEYGVGLDFVPVVLSDQKINLQLAVEVSEVAATGALSYNPGDSNAAYIVPPITKRSASSTLELADGQTIGIAGLLNENSRDIANEMPGVGDIPVLGNLFKSKQYVSGETELVILVTPRLAKPIDRNKITLPTDGFVEPSDIEFYLIGKSAYYDSELVVPNSEKQAPESNKVPSSQGGSEGQFGHSL; this is encoded by the coding sequence ATGAAAAGGATTTTAGTACTCATATTCACAATGGTAAGTTTTGTATCTGTTTCGTTGGCAGCATCGCAGTCGGGCAGGACTATTTCGATACCACATCATAAATCAACCCATGTAGAGATAGCAGGTAAAGCGAAGAAGGTTTCTCTAGGGGATCCCAATGTGCTTGATATTGTAATGATACGTTCAGATGAGCTGTTTCTGATCGGTAAAAAATTGGGTTCGACTAACCTATCGGTTTGGGATGCACAAGGTCGACTAATTGAATCATTAAACGTAGAAGTAACTCACGATCTAAATAACCTAAAGCAGAAGCTATATGAGTTTTTACCGAATGAGCAAGTACAGGTTCATAGCTCGCAAGACAAGCTTATTTTGAGTGGTTTAGTCAGTAATCAAGAGAATATGAATATTGCTGTTAAAGTCGCACAAACCTATTCTGCGGGGCAAGCTGCAAATGCGACTGAAGACGATGCAGGCGAAGCGGATGTTGGGGTTATCAACCTAATGACCATAGGCGGAGCACAACAGGTCATGCTGGAGGTTACCGTAGCCGAAGTGCAACGCTCTTTAGTGCGTCGCTTTGATTCCAATTTTCACTTCTTCCAAAAAAGTGGTGATTTCACGTGGGGTGCAACAAGTGCGGGGGCTGGTATAGGTCAGAATGCGATATCTGGAATTATTCAGCCAATAATTGGTAATGTTGGTGCCAATGAATTTGGCTTACTTGGGGGGCTGGTAGACAGCAATACTTTGTTTACTTTTGCCTTGGATATCGCAAAAGAAAATGGTGTGGCTAAGGTTCTAGCTGAACCAAACTTGACCACATTAAGTGGTTCTCAAGCAAAATTTTTAGCCGGTGGTGAGTTTCCAATTCCTGTACCAAATGATGACGGGATAGGCATTGAATATAAGGAATACGGTGTTGGGCTAGATTTTGTTCCAGTTGTACTTAGTGATCAAAAAATTAACCTTCAACTGGCGGTTGAGGTGAGTGAAGTTGCAGCAACTGGTGCTCTGTCATATAACCCGGGTGATTCTAATGCCGCCTATATTGTTCCCCCTATTACCAAGCGAAGCGCTTCTTCTACGCTAGAACTTGCAGACGGCCAGACTATCGGGATTGCGGGTCTGTTAAATGAAAACAGTCGTGATATTGCTAATGAAATGCCTGGTGTTGGAGACATCCCAGTATTAGGTAACTTGTTTAAGAGTAAGCAGTACGTATCGGGAGAAACTGAACTTGTTATCTTGGTTACCCCACGCTTAGCCAAACCTATTGATAGAAATAAAATCACATTACCAACAGATGGTTTTGTTGAACCGTCGGATATCGAGTTTTATCTGATAGGTAAATCTGCCTATTACGATTCGGAGCTCGTTGTACCAAATAGTGAAAAACAAGCACCCGAAAGCAATAAGGTGCCGTCATCACAGGGTGGATCTGAAGGCCAGTTTGGACATTCATTATAG
- a CDS encoding CpaF family protein produces MFFKRKNINPDFERKANSAENQEQEQEQVVETKVSISPVTNVSQSDIDNVPELDKAQKQEQDVKHYFHKKLLETLDLGVLSNLEEGRAKRELQEAVSQLMNDDKTHPVSLEGRKRVIKQIEDEVFGLGPLEPLLNDRSVSDILVNGPQSVYVERFGKLERTPHTFLDERHLRNIIDRIVSQVGRRIDEASPMVDARLKDGSRVNAIIQPLAIDGASVSIRRFAVDRLTMDNMLGFNSLSPEMAKFIEAAVTGELNILISGGTGSGKTTTLNIFSGFIPSNKRIVTIEDSAELQLQQPHVVRLETRPANLEGKGEITQRDLVKNSLRMRPDRIVIGEVRGSEAVDMLSAMNTGHDGSLATIHANTPRDALSRVENMFAMAGWNMTAKNLRSQIASAIHLVVQMERQEDGKRRMVSVCEINGMEGDVITMSEIFKFRRRGIDENGNIIGEYIATGIVPSCHDNLVKRGLDIPFELFKASN; encoded by the coding sequence ATGTTTTTCAAAAGAAAAAATATTAACCCAGATTTTGAGCGAAAAGCGAATAGTGCTGAAAATCAAGAACAAGAACAAGAGCAAGTTGTTGAGACTAAGGTGAGTATTTCGCCGGTAACAAATGTGAGCCAGTCTGATATTGATAATGTCCCAGAGTTAGATAAAGCACAAAAGCAAGAACAGGACGTTAAACACTACTTCCATAAAAAGCTATTAGAGACCCTTGATTTAGGTGTGTTATCTAATCTCGAAGAAGGAAGGGCGAAAAGAGAACTGCAAGAAGCTGTAAGCCAGCTAATGAATGATGATAAAACCCATCCAGTAAGCTTGGAAGGGAGAAAACGTGTCATTAAGCAGATAGAAGACGAAGTGTTCGGGTTAGGGCCTTTAGAGCCGCTTTTAAATGATCGAAGCGTGTCGGATATTTTGGTCAATGGACCTCAAAGCGTATACGTCGAGAGGTTTGGTAAACTGGAGCGAACCCCGCATACGTTTTTAGATGAAAGGCACTTGCGGAATATTATCGATAGAATCGTTAGTCAAGTTGGGCGTAGGATTGATGAAGCATCGCCAATGGTTGATGCTCGCTTAAAAGATGGCTCTAGGGTTAACGCGATAATTCAACCCCTTGCAATCGATGGTGCCTCGGTTTCAATTCGTCGCTTTGCAGTAGACCGTTTGACCATGGATAATATGTTAGGTTTTAACTCTCTTTCTCCAGAGATGGCCAAATTTATCGAAGCGGCTGTTACTGGGGAGCTGAATATTCTCATATCTGGTGGTACCGGTTCAGGGAAAACTACCACCCTCAATATATTCTCTGGTTTCATACCCAGTAATAAACGCATCGTAACTATTGAGGATTCAGCTGAACTTCAATTACAACAGCCACATGTCGTTCGCCTTGAAACCCGCCCTGCTAACCTTGAAGGGAAAGGAGAGATTACCCAGCGTGATTTAGTTAAGAACTCACTTCGTATGCGTCCAGATAGAATCGTGATTGGTGAGGTGCGTGGTTCCGAAGCGGTAGATATGCTTTCAGCTATGAACACAGGTCACGATGGTTCACTGGCCACGATTCACGCAAACACCCCTCGAGATGCCCTTAGCCGGGTAGAAAATATGTTCGCCATGGCTGGATGGAACATGACTGCAAAAAACCTGCGTTCACAAATTGCGTCTGCTATTCACCTTGTGGTTCAGATGGAGCGTCAAGAAGACGGTAAACGTCGCATGGTTAGTGTATGTGAGATTAACGGTATGGAAGGTGATGTTATTACTATGTCGGAAATATTTAAGTTCCGCCGTCGAGGTATTGATGAGAACGGTAATATTATCGGTGAATATATTGCGACAGGAATCGTGCCATCTTGTCATGACAACTTGGTAAAAAGAGGTCTGGATATTCCATTTGAACTCTTTAAAGCCAGTAACTAG
- a CDS encoding type II secretion system F family protein, whose protein sequence is MDNLGLFLVLLFFAVLFISQALLLPVAGQKAKHGELAKRLKQAQRKVDEESLSLLQEYYLKEMTPFERQMVKIPAFERLKKMLELGGLKVTLGRLMGWVTLASVLALVVSLVLNQQWYVSVAIFFAPVVITYMWIQRCISKRLQTFEEQLPESLDIIKRVLQAGQPINQAFKEVGEEMPDPIGLEFSKTFNLLNFGYDMRLAIMQMVDRTPTVSMLAFASAVILQKETGGNLTENLDKVSKVLRARFKLARKIRTLSAEARLSSWILVLSPFALYILTMFINPTHAELLISDPRGITAVSVGIVSLAIGAFWIRRIVNIKV, encoded by the coding sequence ATGGATAATTTGGGTTTATTTCTAGTATTGCTGTTTTTTGCTGTTCTATTTATCTCACAAGCATTGCTGTTACCTGTTGCAGGACAAAAGGCAAAACATGGTGAGTTGGCCAAGCGACTAAAGCAGGCTCAGCGTAAGGTAGACGAAGAGAGTTTGTCATTACTTCAAGAGTATTATCTTAAAGAAATGACCCCCTTTGAAAGGCAGATGGTTAAAATACCTGCCTTTGAACGCCTTAAAAAAATGCTTGAACTAGGAGGCCTAAAAGTAACCCTCGGGCGTTTGATGGGGTGGGTTACGTTAGCAAGTGTCTTAGCGTTAGTTGTATCTCTGGTGTTAAACCAGCAGTGGTATGTATCGGTAGCTATTTTCTTTGCGCCGGTGGTTATCACATATATGTGGATCCAGCGCTGTATATCTAAACGACTACAAACCTTTGAAGAGCAGTTACCAGAATCGTTAGATATTATTAAGCGGGTCCTTCAGGCGGGCCAACCGATAAACCAAGCCTTTAAAGAGGTTGGTGAGGAGATGCCAGACCCTATTGGACTGGAATTTAGTAAAACCTTTAACCTGCTCAATTTTGGCTATGATATGCGCCTTGCAATTATGCAGATGGTTGATAGAACACCAACTGTGTCTATGTTGGCTTTTGCGAGTGCAGTTATTTTGCAAAAAGAGACAGGGGGTAATTTGACTGAGAACCTTGATAAGGTTTCGAAGGTTTTACGTGCTAGGTTTAAACTAGCTAGGAAAATAAGAACCCTATCAGCAGAGGCTCGTCTTTCCTCATGGATCTTAGTACTGTCTCCTTTCGCACTTTATATATTAACTATGTTTATCAACCCAACTCATGCTGAACTATTGATTAGTGATCCTCGAGGTATTACCGCAGTGAGCGTTGGTATCGTGAGCCTTGCGATTGGTGCGTTTTGGATAAGAAGAATTGTAAATATTAAGGTGTAG